A stretch of DNA from Sebastes umbrosus isolate fSebUmb1 chromosome 14, fSebUmb1.pri, whole genome shotgun sequence:
CGTGATATGACACAGCACGTCGTCTTTCCCACGCTCGCCCTCGCCCCGCCATTCATCCAGTGTGTCCAATCCTTCAGCGGCctaaaatatgtgtgtgtgtgtgtgtgttgggttgaACTGTACATCAGACATGGCAGAAGAAGGGTCTGATTGAGGTATTCATAGTGTTACTGTGTCATGGTTCTGTACTGTGAGTGTTGGCCTTGTGACTCAACAGTGAATCTGTGTTTTCTCCTCAGGCGTTGCAGCCGAACGGCACCTCAAGACCACAGCCTGCTTACCTCGCGTAAGTCACATACGAACATAAAGCAGCTGATCTGCcttcttctctctttatctctttctctcaatCTCACATATGCTCTCGTCTCTGCTGCGTTTCCACAGGGGAGGGAACCCATTCGCCACAGTCAGGCTACGTCCAACCGTCACCAACGACCGCTCGGCGCCGGTCGTCTGATCGGCCCACGTCTCCACACACACCGTCCATTCCCCGCAACGTCTTTGTCAACCTTCCCGGGATGTGCAGCTCTGCCCTGCCGTTACTTCTCCTGGTCTGGATGGAACCAGACAGAACTTGGCGAGCACTGAGAAAAACAATTTGAACCTGGGATCCCCCGGTGCTGCAAACATGGAAGTGTTTTGGCACCGTTTTATTTTACAGAACAGATGCTCATATatttaagatatatatatattttctattttttgtcCCTCTGTTTGTGGTGGTGATGTTTTAAAGGACCACATTCTTACCCGCACTtgagaaatgaatgaatacaaatggTCAAAGATAATACTACGATGTATTTATGCCGTTGATGTCGTCAAAATGACTGTTAGAAATCGTTCCTGTTGCCATAGGGACAGTAGAAGAACGTTGCTGTAGAGAGGACCTTCACCTTCAGGTCCTTATGAGAACGATGCATCGTAGTGTCGATACTAAAACGACTGTTGCTGCAAGGAGAGAAAAATGCAAACACTTAAAAGTCCCACTTGTATATACATTTGTACAACAGATGCTATAAATATCGTCCTTTGCCATCTAGACAGGACTTTTGCCTTAATGACACATACATAActactgtaaaaaaatatatatatatctcttgTGTTCTTCAAATTGTGGACGATCGCCTCATCTTCCCATTGACAGCGCAGTCATTTCTGCTTTTTATCATTACACATGGCATTAACACCAGCATGTGCACTTGTTTCCGGCCCACATTACAACCTTAATAGAATTTGCTGtatgaaaaataaagatttatttcTTCAATATTCTGCTTTAGTTTGTTTATCATGCACACAGTGTCTGTCTGGATGTTCTTGTTCCTTTGTtgatatgaaaaataataaatgttaagTGTATTTAAACGGGACtatacctaaaaaaaaagacaacccaatcagttttttgtgggctgtctagatcagaaaacatgtgattcaacgaGCCAATCAGATTTGCTTCCTATGTCACaagcaggctcattagaatatgctcgttggagatgagccaggcctgcaCGGAATCGATCACGCAATGCATgctggttagatttgtgtccgacttgctctgacgtcatgcacacgtgggcaacgataacctcacgagatcgaggcgtTCACAGTctttagagccaggcgccgcagttgctctccatCTACTGCAAGACCcggggcatgatgggaaacgcctggctgtcgcctgatctaagagctgattggctctgagttttgacagcaaacaccatgTGTTGTAGGAAGtcacaactttctgtgtaattgtaatatttaacaccgactagtctcatgttgtgcaatgaaggtttcatctgttcaaaatgtcttgTGCGGTTGATAATAATGACACATTGACTGCCAGGGagttatttatagagcacttgttaaaacgagtgctcattatgtgctttacaaggcggatataaaaataataaaggatagaagCCAACGCCAGATACACGCACATCTCCACGTATATTTACTaacaaatataaagaaatgcgaacgtggtctgaaaactacaagtagcctacagatcggTTCTAACAGGATGACAttttttctgtgacttcctgtaaattcttcgaaggctgctggaaactgtccgactcGAGACTATTATATTGCCCaaagcttgagaactacctttgcaaaggtgcgccatattttactcgtaagccaatcagagcaggctgggcttaaagagacaggcgctaaaacgcaGCAGACggaatacaggtatatattcagacagacaggatgaggaaaataatgtattCCATGAACATtaaaaggtactgtttgtaagtcctaacatgtataaatcattgcgggttggTGTCCTATGCAGGTTACGctgctcagactcagactccaacacaaactacacggaagcaccaaaaccagaaagttctatctagtgaagcccgtctgttaaacagtgtcaactcttcctgcttcagcctcccgaccgtggtcagaagacacttgctatctcgctccacctctcacgtgcatgctgctcactccacactgcagaagagttagtttagctctgagaatatctagtgaatgaacagtggacgtttgtgcagaaataactgctgcagctcctccagaccaacagaggtttcccgtgtcttgtgaagtgacggggctccgcaaagggaaacgttatcgtctccgaccaaaactctggtgtctcccgttccctccctcagcattgattcatggagagaccttcgtctggtcagctaacattactgccaagcagctgaaatatagagtgatattgtggttttagctgacgtgtgtcgcctcactgttttgaacgaagctccttcatgtctatgtagagtgagcacaagcgcgagcaacaggacgctgactttcgttgacttaacggccacaggtgtcgctgttaacaagacatttctgactCTTACATggagtccctttaaagcatgtaaacatgttctagtagaaaccaaaaatacaagcattaacctgaagatgagcctgatatgtcccctttaatcttCATCCAtttgaaaaagttttttttaaaaatcaaatcaagcaaGTAACATAAGTagcattctttttttaattacagtaaCTCATATATAAAAAGTAAGAACCTCAATCATAAGAGCGTGCGTAGTGTGTTTTCTAAAgcaagaagatttttttttttaaataactccCACCcagttctctctctttctctttttcttctgcCATGGACAGTTATATAACATCTTGCTGCGATGGAAGACGTAGACACGGAGATACTGCAGATACAGGGACATAGACATTCTCCATTGATTGTCTGCTTGGGAGGAATGGGGCAGGGTGACTTGTCACAGAGTACTAAGATAAGAAAATCCAGAGATTATACACGTTATTGAGAGATTTCTTCagcgttttgttttttgctctcGGCATGCTTCCTTGAAGTGAAACTCCACACGTTAAAAGGAGGAGTCTGCGCTTTGACGCGAGAAGAGTCCTCTCGAAGCAAGTCCGAAGTCAAACAGTGATTGAGGTTGTAAAGTCGAGGGCGTTTCAGATTGTATGTACCTGAGGTCTGCATTGGCCCTGGAAAAGCACAACCCAGCAGAATAATCATCAACAAACTGTCAGTGCAAATATGGCCCCAAGAAATAATatcaacaaaaaacagacaaaacggTACAGGCTTTCTGTCGGAGACAAGTCCACTGGTTCAGCCGGGACAGTTCAAGGATCTTTACacgtcttctttttctcttttgaagATGTTGTATGTGTTATTCCCTGTGACACACTGAGccaaaaacatttctaaaaaaggtttacattaCTGGAAAGAAGCCAATACATCAGTGATCTACATGGATGCTGTGTTGAGTATGTTACTAAGCAGAAAATATGTATGCAGTGTgccagcaaaaagaaaaaaaaaagcatgtctCAGTTAATTGTGGCTTTAAAAAACATGAAGGAATCTGCTCAGATCCTCGGATAACTGAGCGAAATCTACGGGAGAAATCATGACTGATGGAATCTCTGATGATCACTCAGCATGTAGTGAAGGCACTGACAACAGCTGGACACTTACAGATGCTAGAATATATCCTCAACTGGCAGGAGAAAATTGATTTCTACACGTGCCtctaataataaaacatcataACTCATGGTAATATCATCTTGATCATTTTGTTGTACGTAACGTAATGGCAACAGCAATGTGCAATattaagaaaagataacaaaataaaagacacaaaaatgcTGGATtatgtgtgtgaaggtgtgtgtgtgtgtgtgtgtgtgtgttgtgtgtgtatgcatgggAGCAGGTGCATGAGCTGCAGTTTGGTCCCTCTAGCCGAAGGTGGCGCCACAGTTGGGACACCTTCTCTGACGCAGGGCGAAGCAGAAGAGGAGACCCAgggggaagaagaagatggCACACAGGATCCCCAGGCAGGTGAAGTCATCCTCCAGGACGCCGACTCTGGTGACGGGACGCAGCGTTAAGGAACGTGAGCAAAGTGAGCAGAAATACTGATGcacaaactagaattaccgcctcgctgcagtttacatccatgtctgtccaaaatgtcatcacttcatcgtTTTATCCTGTCAGACATTTGTGTTAAAtggtcataattagcatatgaattcttgaaaTGTCATCgtataatatgccataaaaagtcaggagaaatatcatagtatagaatgtcacaaaaataaaaaaaagtcatagtatagtatgtcataaaaaagtcacaaaaaaatgtcatattgtaaaaatgtaaaaaaaaaaaaaaaatttaaaaaaatcatagtacagtTGGtcataaaatttaaaaaaagtcatagtacagtaagttgtaaaaataaaaataaaaatcatagtatagtatgtcataaaaatgtcatagaagAATTCATAGTATAATGTCAAAAGAAGTCATAAAAAATACCTTACCTTTAGTAAAATGTGTAGTATAGTATTccatgaaaaatataaaaaagtcataatatagtatgtcacaaaaaacaaacgaccacaaagagatgcaaccGCCGCAGACACGTTATTTTgtaatcattttgtgtctcttccaGTCTGAGTGTCGGTTACACGTCTTTGTCCTGTTGTCTTACAATCTGTCCATGGCTGCAGGTTATTAGTAGCTATTCACTGATATAgtttcatatcacaatattatttaaattattttatttatttattatacaaaaaaatcaatgtaactgttatatataatatataatatataataatgtacagtttattattaaaatggtATTGTTATTAGATCATGTTTACTAGAATGATCTTGAAAAGTGACTGAACAGAATCACACGTGATTACATTTTCCTACCAACATTTTACTGAATGCTTCTCTGCAGTGTCTCTTTATTATCTCCAATCTGAACACGAGTCTGACCGAACTTTACTTCTCTTATTTACTTCCAGTTTTTCTTCTTCCCCCACAGAGCTGGATCAGATGTAAAGGTTAATAAGCATTTGGCTTATGGTACTTCTTAGTTTTATTGCAAGTACAATCTATAAATGGGTTTTCACCTCGTGTGacatgagaaaaacaacaacaacaaatgttggTCAGAACATGAAGCAGCTTGTTTTGAAGGGGAGCAGCTTTAATCCCGAGTCACGGTGAACAAAGTGCTAACCCACGGTCTCATGACCGCACCACACCGATCAGCGCCGCCGGTAAATCTGCTGGAGGCCCCGAGAAGGAATTAACAATTATCAAACATGACCCTAAAGAGACGGGAAATGAAAAGCTGCTTACTGCTAATGCTATGAAAGAGTGTCACATAGCTGTGGAGGTTTGACCTTTGGGGTGTAGATATAATAGAAATAATCTTGAGAAATAGTTAATTACTCTGATAATATTAGATTCTGCTGCAGTGATGACCGGGGTTTAaccttattaacattattagaGCTCCTACAATGAGGCATGCTTACATAAGCTGACTGTCAtacaaatgtcatagtatagtatgccataaaattttaaaaaagtcatagtatagtaggtcgtaaaaaatcaaaaaaagtcatagtatagtatgtaataaaaaaatctaaaaaatcgTAGTAAAGTATGCcatacaaataaaaaagtcatagtatagtgtgcaataaaaacttcaaaaaaattcataatatagtatgccataaaaaatttaaaaagtcatagtatattatgtcataaaaataaaagtcataatatagtaggtcgtaaaaaataaaaataaaaagtcataaaaaatagtatagtatgtcataataatttaaaaaagtcatagtatagtatgtcgtaaaaaaaatgtaaaagtcatATATCATATGtcatattattaaaatgattatagcTCCTAAAAGGAGGCATGCTTACATAAGCTGACGTTGTTTGGTTTACACTGGTATCTCACTACACTATGTGCTGCTGTACCAGGTTGTAAGTATTTGAACTGTGGCTTTCACTGACCCAGGACACATGATGCAAGGCATGATGCAAAATGCTGACTAGAACTGCACCAGCCACCTTACATACTGCGGACAGACACAGTCTGGCTTattaactttctctaaactgtaagtaCAGTTGTCACACCTGTTtgtctgcaaaaggtagtaaGTCAcctaaaacacttcattcatgcttcaaaaccagttattgtgtcagtaagttgaccaacaacaccaaaatgaaaagctgTTTTCTCATCTCGTGAGCTGAGTGGGTCAAAATGATTAGCTGTTTTTCCACCACACCGAGACAGAGAACTGAAAGAGTTTCTTATctacaaatctctgttttgttctactttttgttgacactgactgcttactgtaaTATACCAGAATGTCAGTTCTGTCCAGCTGAATGCTTTTTGTATTTCACACTGAGCTGtttagattcccatttcaacagcaGGTAAAAGTTTACTGTGAAATGTCATTACTGTAGTAGCTACACAGAAAAGGGATTTGCACGTTTGTATGTATACAGTCAAATTATTCCTGTTAACTGTTCTGGAAACAGAAAATTATCTTTTGATCTTTaatgttacagtttttctcgttcgctttggctcatttcttgaatgataattttttttttttaaacaataagtTCAAATCTCTAAACAAGTAATTTGTTGTCCACAACAGATTAGAATTTCATTCAAGCGAATTGCACGTGTTTTGGCATGTGTGTGCATAAGAATAAGTACAATTATCTACAATTTGGCACAATAACCACTCGCACATggcttgctgatcaaaactgatgagtggATCCTCAGTGAAACTGTAAACTTTcgtcctcttcacaacttctaaccATTATTTCATCGTTTGAGCAggcacatgcaaaatgatccattcaattatcaaaatgtgtcagacatgcatgcatattctataaatatctatgacatgATGTTACGTACTGTGAGGAGGTCGTTTGTATTTTGACTTAACtaccacattgtttttttattgttgcagagtttatttttttggcgtagatgtcattttgtgttcaCTATATATGACTTCATATGAAAGATCAAAAGAGATTTTtctgtttacagtacatgtcGCTACACTGGATACATATAAATGTGCATATCCTTTTTCTATAATGACATCtatgccaaaaaacaacaacaacaaccctgcaGCAATTAAAAAACCTTCGttatttcagttaaaaaacaacagattgtACCTCCTCATCGTAGATATTTACGGAATATACAtgcatgtctgacagattttgataattgaatggatcattttgcatgtgacggctcaaacgatgaaagaaTGGTTAGGAGTTAGTTGTCATTAGAAAGTTTCACTGAgagtcaactcatcagttttgatcagtaAGTCATGTGCAAGTGGTTATCATGCTGACTCTTTAGCGTACGTGAGCCAAAACACGTGCAAGATGCTTGAATTAATGAGAAAttcaaatctgttgtgaactttttgttttgaaaaaataaacaattctcATTCAAGAAATGAGCCAAAAAGAACGAGAGAAACTGTAAAACACTGGTGTGTATTATTAACGCGTGTTAATATagcaggtctgaacagggccaaagtGTCAGGAAGCAGCGTATATAACAGTAAGTATTCATAAATAACCATGTCACCTTTCATTACAGTAAAGGGTATTCGTTCACCTCTTGACTACAAACAGTCGTGCTGAAACTGGAGTAGATATACGgtatattacattatttaaatCCAACCAGTGGATGAGAGGACATCTGATTTCTATTTGCTGTTCCTGTGAACTGTGTCCTGTATCCACCTCGGCCTGGATCTGCCCCCCCGTCACATGTTTGAGGCTGAAATCATCTGACTGACAGGATGTTGACTCAGGCACAGTGAAACCAGCTTCCAAAACTGAAAGTCCCATCCAGTTaacatgaggtcacagtgtGACTGTAGGCCTGACACCACGCACGCAGGGACAGTGAAAATACTCATACATAGTATAAATAAAGGCGCACAGACAGAAAGTGGCTTAGTCACAGAGAGCATGAGACGTTTAACCACGTGCTACAAACCTCATCGTCCATTAGGGCTGCAGCTGACGagtattacctccgccaaggtctGAAAGTCTAAAGTGTGACTGTGACGTAagacgcacctctacacacaacaaacagagaaTAACTAACAATAATTAATGCTGCATATGAATCATTCTgcgggattattccttatttcatgggctattttggggatttatacattattattgcatacttatatataaataaaataaaataaatttaaagtagtggaatagtggaatagtgatttggagttCTATTACCACGGCAACGGTTCCAAGCTTCAAAGAATTCAGGTCAGTcctaataaaatgtcagaaaatagtgaaaaatgttcatCCCAGTTCCTCAAtatccaaggtgatgtctttaaatctgttgttctatcagtccaaaaccccaaaatattcagtttaatatgatatgaaacagagaaaagcaggaaatccaCATATTTGAGAGGCGGAAAAACAGAATTTTCTGCCAAAGAAAAATCACTATCACGATGAATCGATTATTTTTCCGaccgactaatcgattagtcgactaatcgttgcagcacTACTGTACATTATCTACCGTGATATACACTctaatatgcatgtgtgtgtgtgtgtgtgtgtgtgtgtctgtgtgttctcACCTGCAGGCAGGGCAGCCTCCCACCACCACTACAGACGGTTGTATGATGGTGTACGTCCCAGGGTACGGCTGCTGGGCTATGGCGGGGTTCATTTGGGCTGACGGGTATCCTGTAGTTAACAGAAGGAAATGACATGT
This window harbors:
- the bri3 gene encoding brain protein I3 — encoded protein: MVDSKPLLQDRPPAYTTVPGAYEYGPQPGQQQPQPGYGAIPPPAPPPYQYPDGPGYPSAQMNPAIAQQPYPGTYTIIQPSVVVVGGCPACRVGVLEDDFTCLGILCAIFFFPLGLLFCFALRQRRCPNCGATFG